CTTTATGGCTCAGAGGGGTTCAGTATCAAGTGAGATCATGAATATGAAGGTActttatatattgtaaaatgccAGGCAGTTTAATTCAATCCTGGTCACTCACATACGCCTGGAAAACACTGATGACGGAAAGGCTGTTTTACCTGTTCACTTCCACTTCCTGATGTTGAGTGATCCAGGAGAACCTCTAATTGACTCTCTTCTTGTCCCTCTCCATTTGCTCCCCCAGGGTCACTCAGGATGTGTCAACTGTCTGGAGTGGAATGAGAAAGGAGAGTAAGTATGAGCTCCGACACCTAGGGGGTGCTGGAGAATGGTATGGGGAGGTTGGGAGAAGGGGactttccttcctctttgtaGATCTAAGGAAAAGAGTGGACCCAAGAGTGGAGACTGCTGCTCTGTGCTATGTACTTAAGTTTAGTTCATCATTATCAATACACAGTTAAACAATGAATCCCAGATAGATGGAAAGTTGAATGACCTTCCAAACCCTGTTTTTTTGATAAGCTATTGCATTTAAGGAATGATGAGAAATTCTCAGGACAAAATAGAAGAGAATCAATCACTGTTTACAAGATAACCTTATATTCTGTGACATCTACTGTTCTTCAAGTTCTGTGTAGCCTAAGTCCTTATCAACTGGGAAACATGGGATAGAGGAAGTGGGGGCAGGAACTTGAGGAGAGGTCAGAActgttctttctctctacttGCAGCTTGCTGGCCTCTGGTTCTGATGACCAGCACACGATTGTGTGGGACCCGCTGCACCATAAGAAGCTGCTTTCCATGCACACAGGACACactgcaaatatcttttctgtcAAGGTGAGCAGGATAAGCCACAAAGCAAGTGAATGGTGTGACTGGGCTGTGCACATGgttgtgtttgcatgtgtgtgtcccATGTATACCCTGGGGTCACAGACATCTTTGTGATCTGAGCATCTGCTGGTGATTCCTGAAATTCCGTCTCTTTTCCATGCTCTGCTTCTTCTCTTAGAGCCAAGAGGCCAGCTCCAAATAAATTTATACTTATGTGAGTGGTGATGATGGGAGGTATGGTTCTGAGCATGAACTTCAGTAGCAGGCAGACCTGTGTTTGACTCCCTCATCTGCTCCTTGGAAGCTGTGTGAACTGGGAAAATCAGCTGACCCCTCTGGGCCtgtttacccatctgtaaaaagGAAGTAGCTAAGGAAAATCCCCCAcgttaatgaataaatgagtaaataaataatttaactaaAAAAGGAAGTAGCAATCCACAGCGCTGATATTACAGTTCAATGAGATGATTGATTTAAAAAGCACCTGTCACAGGTGATTTTAGCTGTTCTACTTTTCATAGGAAATGAGTCTCTGATTGTTGGTCGAGGGGAGTTGAGCTGAGAAGAGGGGAGGCAGGGGACTTAAAGGACTTCAGACCTCTGAAGACCTGTTACGTGGAAGTGACATGAAACTTGTGCCTCTCGGTCCCAGAGAACAGACCTAGGAGTAGTGACTGTTAAGTTTTCAGAAGCCAATGTAGGCCTGATGAAGGAAAGGATTGTCTAATGCTTAGAGATATTTGAAAAAGGTAAAATGGGCCTTCTGAGGATGTAGTAAATGTCCTAGCACTGAGGTATTCCTCACTGGGCACTTTCATCTGCTAGGTTGAAGGCTGAAGGAAATGGCCTTTAAGtctttccagctctgaaattctgTAATGGATGTATGTGAGAGTGAGGCTGTCCTTTGGAAAGCCTCACTAATCTAAGAAATGTTTTCCTAATTAATATCAAGATGAATTACAAGATACCTGAAGAAGAAGATAGATTCAAGAGCTCAAAACCAACTTATTTCACTAATCAGAGCTTCTTTCCTAAGCTCGATGATTCTCATCTCCTGTTCCAGGGGCCAATCCTAGATGAATTTCTGTGATTTGAGAGACAGAACAATGCTGATTCACCTCTTGCATGATGAACAGAGACTGCTTTCCTCCCCTGAAAAGTGTTAGGTCCAGTTTAAATCTGTGGGGTCAGATCTGGGGAAGGGACCTAAGCTATCAGTTTGGCATCATAGAACACAAAATGTTGAGTTCAGAGACCAGAATTGGACAATGACCTTGATACTCCCTAATAGTaagaccttgggcaaggcacttATATTCACAGACTCTCAGCCTCCTCTTCTGTTATAAAAAGGTATAGAAAAGGGTTCCTCTCTCTTCTGGTGATAAAACACCACAGATCTATTTATTTAACCCACGAGCTCCCCCTGGTGGCGTCTATAGTGTGGACCGAGTATGGCAGTGGCCACAAGCTCTTCCCAAGGGTTCTCCTGTTTATTTCTATTGCGCGTGGGGTATATGTTGTCTCCAGCCAGGATTAAAGACTACTAGTTGTTCCTAAAAATGATCAAATTCCATCTGTTTCATCTAGCCCTTAAGCTGGTGAGCTATTAGAGAAGTACATGTGGAAAGAGTGAATTGTTAAAGTCAAGTGGGGCTTTAGCTACTTAAATGCAGGAAAATGTCAACACCCTCTCCCTCACCACCCCCAGACCCCAGCACCCATTCAGCCTTGTTGTGGGCTGGGAGAAACTTttcaactaagaaaaaaagataattcaatCTTTCAAacttaagaaagaagagaataacTCAACTAACACCACACCcgaatatttttcttcctcaacaCTAGGTGATAGAactgtatatgttttaaaaattattaatcaaaGTTATGTTTGCGGCTATTTTGACCTTGCCATATGTGATCTGGAATATTTTGTTCTCAACTTCATCAGAATGATGGGGTTGTCCTTTTGAATAATGGCCACATAAAGATGTATTCTTTTGATGCTCAGCCCTTCCCCAAGTTCTGACTTTTGAGCCATTTCCAGCACTTGCCATTATAAGGAGTGCTACTTGGAGCATTTCTGCATAGgtcccttttttcttttagaattatttctCAGAAGTGGAAGTTTTAGGTCAAAAGATAGAAATAGTTTTTATGTTTCTTACCTATTGCCAGATTGTTCTCCAGAAATATTGGAACCAATTTAAAACACCCACTCCCTTATAACACTGAAAGTCCTTTTCATTTCAAGACTAATTTATTACTTAACCCCCAGGTTATTAAATAGCCATCATGAGGCATATAGGAGTCAGACAGACTTGAGTTTGAATTGACAGTCCTCCTGAATGCTAGTACCAAACCTCAATTTTTAATGGGGTTATTGTAAGTATTAATAAGATAAATTACCTGCTCAATGTCTAGCACATGGTAAATGCTTAGTAAGTGGTAACAGCTATGATTATCATCCATTCAGCTCTTACCTGGGGAAGAATCAGAGGAAGAGAGTTCCTTAGGTAGTCCAGCTTGGCATAGGTCAGGACCACTCTGGCAAAATAAAGGTGTACATCCTGATTTTGACCTCTAGGCCTACAGGCTGATGCTCGAGATCCAAAGTTTTCTTGGTGGATTGTCTTGGATGGGCTCGTTTTCTTATCTGATATGGAGAGGGGAAAAAGGTGCTACATCCAGGCTAGTCTCCTTCCGTGGCCTAGCCCCACCACCTGCCAACCTCTTCTTCAATCTCTCCCAAGCAGTTCCTGCCTCACGCTGGGGACCGCATCTTGATCACAGGGGCAGCTGACTCCAAGGTGCATGTCCACGACCTGACAGTAAAGGAGACGATCCACATGTTTGGAGACCACACAAACCGGGTGAAACGCATCGCCACGGCGCCCATGTGGCCCAACACATTCTGGAGCGCTGCTGAGGATGGGCTTATCCGGTGAGGGCCTGAGGCAGGGAGTGGGGCCCGTGCCTCCCCGGCTCCCACTCCATGTCGGTTCCCCCATCCTATCTACCCTACTGCTTCCTTCCACAGGCCTGGCTCCTTCCCTCCAACAGACTTACAGCCTCATTTGTCTGCCCAGCACAGTTATCAGTGAACAAACTCCACTGATTTACTTACCCTATTCTTCACCTTCCCCACTTCTTACCCTCTCCTGAGCAACATTCAAGCCCACTGGCTTTCTCACCATCTCAGATGCACCATCTGCCTCCTCTGGGCTTTcatacttgctgttccctctaaCTGGTTTTCTCAGTCCCAGCTCTTTCTCAACTCTTTCTTACCCTAAGGAGACAGCTTAAGAGTCACCTCCCGAGAAGCACCTTCTCTGACCATCCTATCTAAAATAGATCCCCCACCATTGTTCTTTGTCTCCGTGCCCTAATTGTATCCTCTATAACTCTAATCACCCTCtatagttcttttattttatttacttgatgGTTTACTTTTTTGTCTGTGTCCCTCACTGAGTAGTAAACTCCCTCAGCATTTTGTCTGCCTTGTCCATGTCTTTCTTGTCCTTGGTTGTGTTCCTAGAGCCCAGcataatacctggcacatagaggCACTTGATACATTTCCCTTGAACAGTCGCTCAATGGGCATATTCCTGGGAGGGGGATAGCCAGCCAGAAGTGGTTAAGTGGACTCTCCCCCTTTTCACTGGCCTATATCGTCACACCTTTGCCCCTACTTCCCTTCTTCTTAAAATGGTCTCATTGCCTTTCTTTTAGCTCCTTTCTTCACATATAACCTTAGAACTTTTTCCTTATCTCCACAATCTGCTTTAATATCCTTCCTTGAGATGCTATGGGACTTTGTGCCCTCTTCCCTGTTACAGAGGAAGAGGGGTGTCTAAGTCATACATGAACTAGAACTCAGATCAAGTCAAGTCCTCCCTCTGTCACTCAGTGTCTGGGGCAAATCACTTCACCCCccggacctcagtttcctcatctataaaatgggaattatcATAATATCTCTTTTGTCGGCCTGAGCATTAAAGTTGAGATAGTGCCCGTAAACCTTTAGCCACAGTACTTAGCAGACACAATGCACTTGGTCGGTGGCGGGTCCAACTCTCTGTTGCGCTGGTTGACCCTGACTGACTAGACTGTGCCAGGGCAGCAGGTAGGGGCTAAGCACCTAGGGCATGGGGCAGGAGCCTAAGCACTTAGGGGCAGGCACAGCCAGGGGAGGAGTCCTAGCAGAAGGTGAACACAAGCTGGCCTTCCAGAATAGACAGGATTTGGATGGGCAAGGAAAAGCAGAGTGGACTCCCCAGCTTGAGCAGTCTGTGAAGGCATGGGTAAACGTGCCACATACAGGACACAGTTCTGAGGCTGTAACTGACCCACACTTAGAAAACTGAGGAGCAAGGTTGGAGAGGTATGTGAAATCATGTCTTGAAAACCAGACTGAGTAGTTTGATAGAAGTAAACTCATGCTAAAAGTATTGAGGaatctctgcaattttttgagcAAGAAAGtgatgcaacaaaaacaatattttaggAAGAGCAATCTGGTGAGGATGGCTTAGAAAGATAAGTGAACAATGAAGAAATTATTGGAGATGTTTAGGCGGAGGTGGGTGAGCACATGAATGATGCCCTCGCCATTCTCTGCATGTGCCTGTGTCCCAGCATCAAAGCCGTTCCCCAGTAGGAGTGTGCTGACGCTGGGTGGATGTTTTGGCCTGACCTTTACCACCCGGATGGGACTTGGGCTCGTCCTGGCAGTTGCTGTTTCTAGGTAGCTCTTAGATGATctccagattttcttttctgtcaccTCTATACTTCTTTCATCTCCTGCAAGAAACTAGGTTAAGAATAGAATTATTCTTAATCAAGGATCAGAGCAGAGGGGTTAAAATGCAGTCTTTCCAGCTCTGCACTATCTCAGCGCTGCACTTACTGCAGTGTCGTCCAGGCGAGTTATTTAGCTTCTTTGAACTTCTAGTGGTACCTAGGGATGGTGTGAGAATTTAATTAGATAATACATGTATAACACTTGGGAACAATACTGGACACAAAGCAATTTCTCACTAAGTGTTAGTAGTCAGTAGTAATAGTACTTAGTAACAATAATATTgatatctgttaaaaaaaaaaagggggggttaGTAGTATCTACCTTAAAGAGTTATGTTAGAATAAAACAGAATGTGTGTGAAGCCGACtacaagtgcctggcacacagtgggcactcaAGAAATGGGAGTAGTTTTTGACATTCTTATTATTTACAAACAGGTTCAAAGCCACTCCCAATTCCTTTGCATTTGGGCCTTGGCTTCTCCCCTGCCTTCCACCCACGGACACAACCCCCAACCCCCTGTGTCCTCTCTCACAGCCAGTATGACCTTCGGGAGAACAGCAAACACTCGGAGGTGCTGATTGACCTGACAGAGTACTGTGGCCAGCTGGTAGAGGCCAAGTGCCTCACCGTCAACCCCCAGGACAACAACTGCCTGGCAGTGGGGGCCAGCGGGCCCTTTGTGAGGCTCTATGACATTCGCATGATCCATAACCACAGGTATGAATAGCGCGGCCTCCTGTGGGCAAGGGAACCTGGAACCTGCTGCCCCTTTCCCTCATTGCCATGCCCTCTTCTTTTTGAGGtgggttgtttttgcttttttttttacatttcttatttctttaatgtatctattttatttatttatttgtggctgcattgggtcttcgttgctgcgtgtgggctttctctagttttgacgagcgggggctactcttcgttgcggcacacgggcttattgcggtggcttctcttgttgcggagcacaggctctaggcatgcgggctcagtagttgcggctcgcgggctctagagcacaggctcagtagttgtggcgcacgggcttagttgcttcgtggcatgtgggatcttcccagaccagggctccaacccatgtcccctgcattggcaggcagattcttaaccactgtgccaccagggaagccctgcggtgggtttttgtaattttgtgattcttttttaaaaaatttaatccatgcttattttggaaaatatgaaaagtatattaaagaaattacCCATACTCCATTACCTGAAAGAAATCACTGTATATGGTATTTTCTGCTTGTTCTTTCACTATGAGTGTGTGTACAGAGTTATAATCTTATACATGTAATTCCTTTATTTGTACATATAattctactttattctttttttttttttaaacaaaagtagaATATACTCAGAATCTCCACAGAAGTCCCAGACCTGAGCGGCTCCGCCAGCCTGGGTTTTCAGTGGACTCCTGGGACAAGTGCAGAAACTTCCGGCCTGCATTACTTTCATTTGTGGATTTGGGTGACCACTATTGCTCTGCACACACTGCATGACTTAGGGCGGGCCTTGAGCttttagcttcctcatctgtaaaatgggagtaataggGTGGCCATGAACCAAGACAAGTAGGCGGGACCTACTTATAAAGCACTATAATATATGTGTCCACAGCTGTCTAGTTGGTGGACCTTTGGCAGTGCTGAGATAAGGAAGAAAGGTACCTCCTCCTGTATCTCTCCAGGGTATACACTTGGGTTTTTCTCCAGGAAGTGTGGTATGGTCTAGCCAGGAGTACTGTTAGGCCTTATAACCTTATGGTTTGTCTTCCCACCAGAAAGAGCATGAAGCAGAGCCCTTCAGCAGGTGTGCACACCTTCTGTGACCGGCAGAAGCCCCTTCCGGATGGTGCAGCCCAGTATTACGTAGCAGGTAGGGCTCAGCCCAACTCTGGCCCTAAACTCTTGGCAGGGTGCTGATTGTCTGTGGGGCAGTGCAAGGAGGCGGCATGGCATGGTGACCAAGAGCAAGGGGtttagaatcagacagacctgggcttTGATGACTGTCAGTGACCAGCTATCATATAACCTTTGGTAAATTACTTACCCTTGAGGagtcttaatttctcttctgtaaaatggggttgtaATGACTCAATGAGATAAAGCATATAACACAGTTGGCCCAGTTCATAGAGTAAGGGCTCAACATTGGGAGGGATTGGAAGCCTCACACTGGGGTAACAGGGCTGTCCCCTGCAGGTCACCTGCCAGTGAAGCTGCCCGACTACAACAACCGTCTGAGAGTGCTGGTCGCCACCTATGTGACCTTCAGCCCCAATGGCACGGAGCTGCTGGTCAACATGGGAGGAGAGCAGGTATGGACGGCAGCCCAACGTGGatctgcccttccccctcccaccctcacatCCAGCAGCCAGGGCTGTGTACCCCACATCCCCTACCATGAGGCAGACAAGAAGCCTCATTGTAAATGACGTTACTGTGAAATGTGGAGGTGCCATGGCATCTTTGGAATTCCCAGAGAGGTGCCCTGGCCTTGAGTGTAAGGTTTAGAACTGACAGACTTGTCTTCAGATGCTGGCCTTTTGTTTACTAGCTGTGTACTGTGACTTTGAACAACTCTCTTCATTTTCctgaaccttggtttcctcatcttctATTTTCCTAGGAGGAAATCCTGGGGCTCAGAGCATGCAGCCAGGCTGCAGTTTGGGGCCAGCTTTGGGAAGTGTTCTTTGATAACGGCAGGTTGCTAACCCTTCTGTTTACAATCTCTCAGTCAGGATATTTAGTAAGCCTTGCAAAAATTCATTTACTCTACAAAGTCACTGAGTACTTACTCTGGGGGTAGCATTATCATGAACGCGAGGGAAACAAACGTGAAATATGATCCATCCTAGGCTGATGGGAGCGACATGGCAAGTGAAACCGTTGATGACATTTAAAGTCAAGGTGTGATACAAGAGAAATGGGATGGAGACTAGGTGAGCCCTTGAGTTCAGAAGAGGGCTCTGGCTTCAGGTTGCTTAGCTGTCACCTGGCTTAACTAAAGGTAGCATAAAGATGAGTGGCGAGGCAGTCTAGCAGAGTGGTTCGGAGCCAGACAGACTCGGTTTTGGGTCCTGACTGTGCCACCTGCTGCTTTTATGGCCCtggataaattaattaaactctGAGCctacatttcttcatctgttcagGGGGTGATGATAATAGTACCTTTtcatgggggcgggggggcggttctaggatgaaatgaaaaaaagccatataaaacacttagcagaGGTCCTGGAGCAAagtaagaattcaataaatagtaAGTAATAATCGCTAATATGTACTGAGGGAAGTAACTAGCAGTGTTACTTTGGGCAAATTGCTTCTCTGCTCTGAgccttcagttttcccatctataacaTGAGACCTCTGAGGACCTTGTCGACCTAATAAACACGTGATTCGAAGTAATGACAGTATTTCAGGCCATCCGCCCTAAGGGCCAGGAACTGGCGAGATTTTCCTGCCTGAGGTTTGCTCCGTGGAAacacccctcctccctcactgGATGGTTCCCTGCTCAGCACTCAGCTGTGTTCCTGGGAGCCACCCAGGCCTTGCTCACAGTCCAGCCACATTCTTGCCTCACAGTGTCCATTCTTTTCTTGACCCCTGCACTCTAGGTCTATTTGTTTGACCTGACTTACAAGCAGCGGCCGTACACCTTCCTCTTGCCTAGAAAATGCCACTCCTCAGGGGGTAAGTTCTCCCTTCCGGTATCCTTTAGGGCATCTCTGCTGGGGAGCATGAGTGTACAGCGCCTCTGCTGAGAAGCCTGCCACTTACCTTGTGCTGGCTGTGATCCTGCAAAAGGAGTAGATTCTCTGAAATAACACTGTACAGTAAGAAGGAAGGTAATATTAGGTCAGGTCTGTCAAAGGGGTTTGCGTCACAGCCCTTTTCACTTCCCTCCGAAAAAGCAGGTTCTTTCCGTGGCTTGGCTCTTGAGGGCCTGAAGTAATTGTCTTTCCCTTCTCGTCCTGGACCAGTCTCCTCATTGATTTCCTCCTGGGGCCTACAGTTGCTTTAGGCACCTCCTCACCCCccactccatccccacccccagctaaTGCCAAGTTGAAGTTGTGTCCCGCTTCAGCCAGCAGAGGGCGCACAGGCTTTTCTTTATGTCCTTGCCTGCTTTCTGGGAATAGACCTACCTTGGGGGGATAGCCCCACAATGGAACCATCAGACCCTGTGGTGGAAGCTGGAGGGCTGCTGAGGAGAAATAAGAACCTCCTCCTAAGCTGTTGCTGTTCCTttctgcccaccccctcccagaAGTTCAGAATGGCAAGATGTCCACCAATGGTGTGTCCAACGGTGTGTCCAATGGCCTGCACCTTCACAGCAACGGCTTCCGGCTGCCAGAGAGTAGAGGACATGTCAGGTGAGGCCAGCCTGACTTTCCCAACCTTCCCAGCCCCAGTTACACCCCACTGGACTGGAGGGAGGGCATGTCCTGTAAACCTTCCTCCTGACCCCCACCCAGGCATACACCCCAGAGTCAGGGGACTGGGGCAAAGAGGCTTCTGGACTGTGGCTAGTGGTCCCAGTGCCACTTCTTCCTGGTAGGACTCCAGTCATGCTCAATCTGAAGCTCTGGTCCCTTGATACCAGTAGCTGGCGCCAGGACCCAGGGGCTAGCTCATCTTAGCACTGGGCTCCCTCCTATAAAGGGGTCCCACACAGACGGTCCTCCCccattatattttctccattcataGCATCTTCTAGCCTCTGTTCActtccaggccctgtgctgggctttGGATACAGACGTGCCCAGATCCTCTAGCCCTTGAGAGAAACGTAATTATCTATAGAGAGATCCACGAGAGGCACTTGGATGGTAACGAGGTTCGGCTCAGCATGGAGGCTGTAGGTGTCAGCTACTTTCATGCCCAGGAGTTTGATTAAGAATTCCATTAAACCTGTCCAGGACAGCTTCATTtctccctgtttgtttttttttcccccccactgGCTCAGAGCATCTGGAATTGTGACCATTACCTATCACAATAACCCAGGCCAAGGATAGGAGTGGTACTCTCTTTTAGATGACAGTGCAGATCCCGGGGACCGGGAAAACCTGAGTGGCCTTCAGGCAGGGCTACAGACTTCCTGAGAGGCTCCTCTGGCCTTCCTTGGTTGGCCTGACTTGGCTCTGTTCCCTCACAGCCCCCAGGTAGAGCTGCCCCCATACCTGGAGCGTGTGAAACAGCAAGCCAATGAGGCTTTTGCCTGCCAGCAGTGGACCCAGGCCATCCAGCTTTACAGCAAGGCCGTGCAGAGGGCCCCTCACAACGCCATGCTCTACGGGAACCGAGCTGCTGCCTACATGAAGCGCAAGTGGTGAGTGGGCCTGATGGGAACGACCTGCTGAGGCATCCATGGAAGGTAGCAGTGACATCCTGCTGCCTCTTAGGGCTTCTTAGGCCCAGgcttctcctccccacctccaggtTAGTGGTGGGCAAGTGCCTGACTCATTAGTCAGGAAGCCTCAAACACCAAGAAAGCTCACAGTTAAGTGGAACGTGTTCACAAGTAGCTTCAACATGGTGCTTTGTTAGGAAGTGCTGTGACCACTGGAAGTAGGAATTGGGAGAATGGTTAATCCCCACTCTTGGAGAATTGCGCCTTGAATTGGACTTTGAAGGAGCAGTAGAATCTTGCTAGATGGAAATGAGGCATTTGGTGAATTCAGTTGGTATCTGTTTGAATTCAGTTGGTATCTGTTTGAAATGATTCTGCAGCTCCTTGACCTTGGGGCTTGCTTTCCTATGCTCTTGGACCGTTTGGACCAAACACAAACAAGATCCTAGACATCCAAAGCTGTCTGTGGGTCTTGCTGAGTTGTAGTGGCTGGTGGTAAGGGAGTAGTAGGTCCATCTCCTGAAGAACCCTTTATCTTTGGAGACCACCAGGGCCCCCGGCCCTTCTGCCTGCAGCACCAGCAGGCAGGCAGGCGGGCAGGCAGACCCCAtcccccagccaggcccaggaCGGGAGATGGACAAAGCTGGGCCCACAGCCATTTCTGCTCCGTCTGGCATCCCTTGGCTCTGCCCAGACAGACAGGCCAGCTGGTGTGCCATCGTCTGGCTGCAACTAGTCAGGCCAGAGAGGGAAGCTTAAGAAACCCACCCAAGTCGGCAGGGTGGTGGATGGGGGTTCGGAACGATGCTGCCCCCACGGGCCTTAGCTCAGGCATCAGGAGCTTGCCAAGGGCTCAGATGGCAGCCAACCCCAGGAGACAACAGCTTTGGGGCCATCCTGAGGTGTGTTGCCCCTCTTTCCCAGCAGGTGGGTAGAATGCAGTGGTGTTCAATCAGGCTCTAGGCTAAGAGTTGTCTCATTCCTGCATTCTTGCTAAGAGAGACTGATGATTTCCCAATCCGTGGGTACCCTCACCATGTTCTCTGAATTCCTACTATGCACCAAGAACTAGGGACACAAAGTTCTGTCACTCTGAGTTCTTGTGCTCCGGAGTGCTCAGTCTCTGGACAGGGGATAAAGATGTGGACATGCTTCATCACCAAAGAGGCAGGAAGCAGTAAGTCTTTGAATGATCAGGTGAAGTGCTGTGGGCATCAGGAAAAGTTAGGTCACTTTAACTGGGGATCAGGGAAGCACCAGGAAGATGTGATGTCTGAATGGGCTTTCAGTGTCAGCAGGCTTAGAGGGAGACGCAAGGAGGAGGGGACTGTGGGGGAAGGACATTCCCAGGGAGATGAAATGGTGTGAACaaaggcatgggggtggggggctgactGAAGAGCTTGTTTGCAGAACAACAAATCCatttggctggagcagagggttCGGGCTGGGACTGGCAGGAGATGAGTCTGTGAGGTAGCCTGGGGCCAGCCTGCGAAGGACTTGGAATGCAGAGCGGTGGCGTTTTGGCCTTGATTCAGTGGACCATGGGCAGCTTCTGAAGAGTTTTGAGCAGGAGAGGGCTGtgctgagggctgtcttttcaggGAGATTGATCTGGCAGTAAGTCTGGATGGGTGAGCCCTGGGGCCAGtctgctctctccccagccccacatGCCTGCCAGTGACCCCCAGAATGTCACATTCTGTCCCGGGCCAGTCTCCCCAGGGCTGCCATCTGCTCCTGGATGCAGTGGGAGCGGTCACCCTCTGGCACCTGGCTGCTCTCTGGTCTGGCTCTCTCCAGGAGCTCTGAGGGCCACCTTGCAGGCAGTAATTGGCTTTCCAAACAGCGCCTGCTCCTTCGTCACAGCCACCCGTTCTGACGCAGGCCGTGCCATCGAAGCACTCTGTCTCctgcctgcccccaccctggCTGAGCTGCTTGCTCCTGGTCTGAGCATGGCCGCTCCAAGGACCAGATGCTTCCTCTGAGCGCTGTAGGAGGAGGGTCAGGAGGATAGCTCCCATGTTGGGCCTGCTCTGGCCTCGTGCAGGGGAGCTGTGAGCTGTGCCTTGGTGGAGGGAACGTCAGCTCTAGGGAGTGCTGCTTAGCACAGTTGGGTCCTAGGCCCACCTCAACccagcaggaaaacaaaaaacaaaaaaaaacccacagctcccaaaggagaaaggtgggtcCTGTGACCCACCTGGCTCTCCAGATAAGAGGTGGGAACTGGTCTGTGGAGCTGGGGGAAGGTGTATTTTCTATTCCGGCACagggtgggagaaggaggggctTTTTCTttggcccctccccacccccccaaaaccaTTCCCACTTCCCCATATTCCTGCTTTGGGAGTTTGGAGAAGTCAGTGTGGATGATTTGGAGCTCCTGGTGTatgcccgcccccccaccccgccatcaGCTTCCAGAGGACTGACTCTGCCAGACTGTCAGGCCCCATCCTCCAGCCCTGGGAGGTAGAGGCCACAGCTGCTGTGGATCAGTCAGCCAGGACAGAGGGGGGTCTGGCTGAGGGCTTGCTGCCCGCTGGTCAGACCCTGAGTCCCCAGCCTGGCCCTTCTGGCTTCCCCGGAGCACAGAACTGTCCTTGAGGGC
The genomic region above belongs to Phocoena sinus isolate mPhoSin1 chromosome 1, mPhoSin1.pri, whole genome shotgun sequence and contains:
- the WDTC1 gene encoding WD and tetratricopeptide repeats protein 1 isoform X2; this translates as MAKVNITRDLICRQIKERGALSFERRYHVTDPFIRRLGLEAELQGHSGCVNCLEWNEKGDLLASGSDDQHTIVWDPLHHKKLLSMHTGHTANIFSVKFLPHAGDRILITGAADSKVHVHDLTVKETIHMFGDHTNRVKRIATAPMWPNTFWSAAEDGLIRQYDLRENSKHSEVLIDLTEYCGQLVEAKCLTVNPQDNNCLAVGASGPFVRLYDIRMIHNHRKSMKQSPSAGVHTFCDRQKPLPDGAAQYYVAGHLPVKLPDYNNRLRVLVATYVTFSPNGTELLVNMGGEQVYLFDLTYKQRPYTFLLPRKCHSSGEVQNGKMSTNGVSNGVSNGLHLHSNGFRLPESRGHVSPQVELPPYLERVKQQANEAFACQQWTQAIQLYSKAVQRAPHNAMLYGNRAAAYMKRKWDGDHYDALRDCLKAISLNPCHLKAHFRLARCLFELKYVAEALECLDDFKGKFPEQAHSSACDALGRDITAALFSKNDGDEKKGAGGGGSGPVRLRSTSRKDSISEDEMVLRERSYDYQFRYCGHCNTTTDIKEANFFGSNAQYIVSGSDDGSFFIWEKETTNLVRVLQGDESIVNCLQPHPSYCFLATSGIDPVVRLWNPRPESEDLTGRVVEDMEGASQANQRRMNADPLEVMLLNMGYRITGLSSAGAGASDDEDSSEGQVQCRPS